The Arachis duranensis cultivar V14167 chromosome 2, aradu.V14167.gnm2.J7QH, whole genome shotgun sequence genome has a window encoding:
- the LOC107474041 gene encoding THO complex subunit 7A: MLKGRKVSGRGEAVAATYAFGPAEDDVIIKHRLLTRTTTTRGEPPLKKLQKKFTAFVSEVEKDDADNYSDCDKLARAFLQELTTFEIPLLKSKAIVDANIREQENFNELKDETNRQILIAQNDIEDLKKILEESKVERRHKEECEAIRKLIAQQPPRSETQKLITQLEKEIMALDMENTAGSRLLELRKKQFALLLHVVDELQNTVEEEQKNLVEEMRIATEELKNGMENGSGGSEAMTIDQ, translated from the exons ATGCTGAAAGGGAGAAAGGTTTCAGGGCGGGGAGAGGCAGTTGCAGCCACATACGCCTTCGGTCCCGCCGAAGATGACGTCATCATCAAACACAGGCTTCTCACTCGCACAACAACAACGAGGGGTGAGCCTCCATTGAAGAAGCTTCAGAAGAAGTTCACCGCTTTCGTCTCCGAGGTTGAAAAGGACGACGCCGACAACTACAGCGACTGCGATAAGCTCGCGAGAGCGTTCTTGCAGGAGCTCACGACTTTTGAGATCCCGCTTCTGAAGAGCAAAGCCATTGTTGATGCAAATATCAGAGAGCAGGAGAATTTCAACGAGCTCAAGGACGAAACGAATCGGCAGATCTTGATAGCGCAGAACGACATTGAAGATCTTAAGAAGATTCTGGAAGAGAGTAAAGTTGAGAGAAGGCATAAAGAGGAGTGTGAGGCTATCAGGAAATTGATTGCTCAGCAACCGCCAAGGTCAGAGACGCAGAAGCTCATTACGCAATTGGAGAAAGAAATCATGGCGTTGGACATGGAGAATACTGCTGGTTCCAGATTGTTGGAGCTTCGGAAGAAACAATTCGCTCTTCTGTTGCATGTG GTGGATGAGTTGCAGAACACGGTAGAGGAAGAGCAGAAGAATCTGGTTGAGGAGATGAGAATAGCAACCGAGGAACTTAAGAATGGGATGGAGAATGGAAGTGGAGGCTCAGAAGCAATGACAATTGACCAGTAA
- the LOC107474048 gene encoding uncharacterized protein LOC107474048 translates to MAGTVAVLRMSPVRVGGQLDESRAYFHRLFWTFPPCIEAFRHCKPLISIDSTHLYGKYGGTLLVTIAQDGNSNILPVTFALVEGENAESWSFFLSHLRQHVTPQPGLLVISDRHNGIKATLEAPDGGWLPPPAYRAFCIRHVAANFALTFKGKDARRLLVNAAYAKTKVEFHYWFDILRSEDPAMCDWTNRIEYSLWTQHCDEGRRFGHMTTNISECVNSILKGVRNLPVCSLVKATYGRLAELFVRKGREAEAQMGTRQQFSQHLVKYIEANLKTVRCFTVTVFDKDNSEFTVAETTPTGSFSLGSYRVSLASQTCDCGYFQALHFLCPHALACCAYSRLTWEPYVHQVYCLSSVFSVYRMDFTPLIPEDFWPPYDGSTVIPDPNKRRAREGRPRSTRIRTNMDEADPNRLKRFWLCRQPGHTRRSCPQLGGAEHTRGHD, encoded by the coding sequence ATGGCTGGTACTGTTGCAGTCCTAAGGATGAGCCCTGTTCGTGTCGGTGGACAGTTGGACGAGTCTCGAGCTTATTTTCACAGACTATTCTGGACGTTTCCACCGTGTATCGAGGCATTCCGTCATTGCAAGCCCCTAATTAGTATTGACAGCACCCATCTGTATGGCAAGTATGGGGGAACGTTGCTTGTCACGATTGCACAGGACGGGAACTCCAACATACTCCCTGTTACATTCGCATTAGTCGAGGGTGAGAATGCTGAGTCGTGGTCCTTCTTTCTCTCCCACCTGCGTCAGCATGTGACACCGCAGCCGGGTCTGCTGGTTATCTCGGACAGGCATAACGGCATCAAGGCCACGCTTGAGGCTCCTGACGGAGGCTGGTTACCTCCGCCTGCATACCGGGCATTCTGCATTCGACATGTTGCGGCAAATTTCGCCCTCACCTTCAAGGGCAAAGACGCAAGGAGGCTACTTGTGAATGCGGCGTACGCTAAGACCAAGGTCGAGTTCCATTACTGGTTTGATATTCTTAGGTCCGAAGACCCTGCGATGTGTGACTGGACGAACCGGATTGAGTATTCGTTGTGGACACAGCATTGTGATGAGGGGCGTAGATTCGGACACATGACGACGAATATATCTGAGTGTGTGAACTCGATCCTCAAGGGTGTCAGAAACCTTCCTGTGTGCTCGCTAGTGAAGGCAACATATGGAAGGTTGGCCGAATTATTTGTTCGCAAAGGGAGAGAGGCTGAGGCGCAGATGGGAACCAGACAACAGTTTAGTCAGCACTTGGTGAAGTATATAGAGGCCAACTTGAAGACGGTTAGGTGCTTCACGGTTACTGTATTCGACAAGGATAACTCCGAGTTCACCGTCGCAGAGACAACTCCGACTGGTTCTTTCTCACTGGGTAGCTACAGAGTCTCGCTTGCATCTCAGACATGTGACTGCGGATACTTCCAGGCACTTCATTTCCTGTGTCCCCACGCACTGGCATGCTGTGCCTACTCACGGCTTACATGGGAGCCTTACGTCCACCAGGTGTATTGTCTTAGTTCGGTCTTCAGTGTGTATCGGATGGATTTCACACCTCTCATTCCGGAGGATTTCTGGCCACCATATGACGGGTCGACTGTCATCCCTGACCCCAATAAGAGGCGTGCGAGAGAGGGTCGTCCGAGGTCCACTCGGATACGGACCAATATGGACGAGGCAGATCCGAACCGGCTAAAGAGATTTTGGCTTTGTCGGCAGCCCGGCCACACACGTCGGAGTTGCCCACAGCTCGGAGGAGCAGAGCACACACGGGGACATGATTAG
- the LOC107474047 gene encoding uncharacterized protein LOC107474047 translates to MASEESFVVLVYHRGSIKRKTRSSVKFTDKDPLCIIVRPTTRYEDLVSSVLLKLGVEAVKRETMKYDCFTIGSDEDLQVMFHCRRQFPEVRTPKLLAKLVDAVSNSGGSNRNTTTLATVAGSSSRPAVASSSVPAYEPPVQHVASPSFAVDLNGSVGNEVGEGEYLRTSLQCAVPAGVGDGFLDDPEDDDVEPDMIADDSGDDVGASEPAGAGGGSSSGTQQYPPHFSSLDLDAMRQEWVPGQPTGFGARDAEGSAGLTEFQVGQQFPDKEEALLSVKTYSIRRGIQYKVVESDYRQYVGKCSEFGNGCTWLIRLSL, encoded by the exons ATGGCTAGTGAGGAAAGTTTCGTAGTGTTGGTTTACCACAGAGGATCCATTAAGAGGAAAACTCGTTCCAgtgtgaagttcactgataaGGATCCTCTCTGTATTATCGTCAGGCCTACGACGAGGTATGAGGACCTTGTTAGCTCTGTACTGCTGAAACTTGGTGTAGAAGCCGTGAAACGG GAAACCATGAAGTACGATTGTTTCACAATCGGGAGTGATGAGGACTTGCAGGTCATGTTTCATTGTCGCCGACAGTTTCCAGAGGTGAGGACACCAAAACTGTTGGCAAAGTTGGTTGACGCGGTGTCCAACTCGGGGGGTTCGAACCGGAATACCACCACTTTAGCCACGGTAGCCGGTTCTAGCTCCAGACCAGCCGTTGCATCTTCCTCCGTCCCTGCGTACGAGCCACCTGTCCAACATGTCGCCTCCCCTTCGTTCGCTGTTGATCTCAACGGCAGTGTAGGCAACGAGGTCGGAGAAGGGGAATATCTGCGAACCTCTTTACAGTGTGCTGTACCGGCTGGGGTTGGAGATGGATTCTTGGATGATCCAGAGGACGATGATGTCGAGCCGGATATGATTGCTGATGACAGTGGCGATGATGTTGGAGCAAGTGAGCCTGCTGGGGCGGGCGGTGGTTCTAGCTCTGGCACGCAGCAGTACCCTCCACATTTTTCCTCTTTGGACTTGGATGCCATGAGGCAGGAGTGGGTTCCTGGGCAACCGACTGGATTTGGCGCTAGAGATGCTGAAGGGTCTGCAGGTCTGACAGAGTTTCAGGTTGGTCAGCAATTTCCGGATAAAGAAGAGGCCCTCTTAAGTGTCAAGACTTACAGCATCCGTCGAGGGATACAGTACAAGGTCGTGGAGTCTGACTATCGCCAGTATGTGGGCAAGTGTTCTGAGTTTGGCAAcgggtgcacatggttgattcggCTTAGTCTCTGA
- the LOC107474056 gene encoding signaling peptide TAXIMIN 1, whose amino-acid sequence MCCCCSDEDRKCRPIGFLLGLPFAFVSLLISLVGVIVWIVGLILTCICPCCLCVTLIVEFALALIKAPFSVMEWFTSKIPC is encoded by the exons ATGTGTTGTTGTTGCTCTGATGAGGACCGAAAATGCAGGCCTATTGGGTTTCTGTTAGGCCTACCTTTTGCCTTCGTTTCTCTCCTAATCTCTCTTGTGGGTGTCATTGTTTGGATCGTTGG GTTGATTTTGACATGCATATGCCCATGTTGCCTTTGTGTGACCCTCATAGTTGAGTTTGCTCTGGCTTTGATCAAGGCTCCATTTTCGGTCATGGAGTGGTTCACCTCTAAGATTCCATG